CAACAACGCTGCGGTTTGAAGTATGACGAGTATGAAGAAGGTAACTACATCATGTACACACTCATCATCAAAAACGGTAAACGTATCGATGGCACAATTATCGATATTCTGATTAAAGACGGAAAAATCGACGCGGCAGGCCCTGAGTTAGCCCATGACCAACAAGCTGACAAAGTCATTGACCTGAAAGGAAAAACATATGTCAGCGCGGGATGGATTGATTCTCATGCACACTGTTTTGCCGAGTCACCTATCTACTTTGATGACCCTGATTTAGCAGGCGCCGCGGGCGGCGTAACCTCACTGGTTGACGCTGGGAGTGTAGGTGCTGACGATATTGATAAATTTTATCAATTAACCAAAAAGTCCAAAACCAACGTCTTTTCTTTGTTGAATATTTCACGTATTGGCATCATTGCACAAAATGAATTATCCGATATGAACAACATCAACGAAACGTGTTTCCAAGAAGCTATCGAGCGCCACCAAGGCTTTGTGGTTGGAATGAAAGCACGAATGAGTAAAAGCGTTGTGGGTGAAAATGGCATTGCACCGCTAGTTAAAGCCAAAGAGATGCAGAAAAAACACCGTCTTCCATTGATGGTACATATCGGTAATAACCCGCCAGATATTGATGAAGTGGCTGATTTGCTAACGCGTGGCGACATCATCACACACTGCTTTAATGGCAAACCAAACAAAATTTTAGGCGATGATGGCTATCTTAAACCATCTATTGCCCGAGCATTGGCGCGTGGCGTCATTTTAGATGTTGGTCATGGTGGTGAAAGTTTTAGCTTTAAAGTGGCTGAACAAGCCATGCGCATCGGCACATACCCTGACATTATCAGCTCCGATATTTACCATCGTAACCGCGTGAATGGCCCCGTTTACAGCCTTGCATTTGTGATGACCAAATTCCTGTGCATGGGCTTTAGCGCTGAGCAAATTTTACGTTGTGTGACGGAAAAAGCCGCCAATTTCTTATCGCTTCCAGCAAAAGGGTATTTAAAACCTGGTTTCGATGCAGACATTACGTTGTTTGATCTGAAGGAAGAACAAACTGAACTCACTGACG
The window above is part of the Providencia sp. R33 genome. Proteins encoded here:
- a CDS encoding amidohydrolase/deacetylase family metallohydrolase, yielding MYTLIIKNGKRIDGTIIDILIKDGKIDAAGPELAHDQQADKVIDLKGKTYVSAGWIDSHAHCFAESPIYFDDPDLAGAAGGVTSLVDAGSVGADDIDKFYQLTKKSKTNVFSLLNISRIGIIAQNELSDMNNINETCFQEAIERHQGFVVGMKARMSKSVVGENGIAPLVKAKEMQKKHRLPLMVHIGNNPPDIDEVADLLTRGDIITHCFNGKPNKILGDDGYLKPSIARALARGVILDVGHGGESFSFKVAEQAMRIGTYPDIISSDIYHRNRVNGPVYSLAFVMTKFLCMGFSAEQILRCVTEKAANFLSLPAKGYLKPGFDADITLFDLKEEQTELTDAEGEHRIGTQRFVPIAAIVGGKHIIHAQGESEHAIDL